The following proteins are co-located in the Acidimicrobiia bacterium genome:
- a CDS encoding AMP-binding protein: MNLSGMLLGASRTAPDSVALVSEAGTSTYGTLGSEVRAAAGGLRQLGVAPGDRVAIVAGNEAEFVVVYLATLHAGAVAVPLNPTAAPVELARELEDVDAEIAVIDRSGVAAFEASGAALPAVGARCELARPAGTWDELRGADEIPEPVERADDDLAVLLYTAGTAGAPKAAMLTHGNLVASIRQIQEQPELRIEPRDVGLAALPLFHIYGLNTGLGVAMTAGASQVLVRDFDPAATLRTMRDEKATIVAGVPAMYEMWCDAARDAEGELDDAFATVRLVLSGAAPLPEDLAERVKERFGTDIYEGYGLTEASPVVTTGGVGSPPRPGSVGPAIDGVEVRLVDSDGADVLHGDPGEIWVRGPNVFPGYWRDPEATATVLTDDGWLRTGDIAVADADGWLSIVNRAKDLIIVSGFNVYPGEVEDVLVEHPDVDEAAVVGAPDTATGEAVVAFVAPVEGTSPSVDDLRAFCKERIARYKVPSRIEVVDDFPRSLAGKVLRRALREMAESDDPATRNPA; this comes from the coding sequence GTGAACCTCTCCGGCATGCTCCTCGGCGCCTCGCGCACGGCCCCCGACTCGGTGGCGCTCGTGTCGGAGGCCGGCACCTCCACCTACGGGACCCTCGGGTCCGAGGTGCGCGCCGCCGCCGGCGGCCTTCGACAGCTCGGCGTGGCGCCCGGTGACCGGGTCGCCATCGTGGCCGGCAACGAGGCCGAGTTCGTGGTGGTCTACCTCGCCACACTGCACGCGGGCGCCGTGGCGGTCCCGCTCAACCCCACCGCCGCTCCGGTGGAGTTGGCTCGCGAACTCGAGGATGTCGACGCCGAGATCGCCGTCATCGACCGCAGCGGCGTGGCCGCCTTCGAGGCGTCGGGAGCGGCGTTGCCCGCGGTCGGCGCGCGCTGCGAGCTCGCACGTCCCGCAGGGACGTGGGACGAGCTGCGGGGTGCCGACGAGATCCCCGAGCCCGTCGAGCGCGCCGACGACGACCTCGCCGTTCTTCTGTACACGGCGGGCACCGCCGGCGCCCCGAAGGCGGCCATGCTCACGCACGGCAACCTGGTTGCCAGCATCCGGCAGATCCAGGAGCAACCGGAGCTGCGCATCGAGCCCCGCGACGTCGGACTCGCGGCACTGCCGTTGTTCCACATCTACGGCCTCAACACCGGGCTCGGAGTGGCGATGACCGCCGGAGCGTCGCAGGTGCTCGTGCGTGACTTCGATCCCGCCGCGACGCTGCGGACCATGCGCGACGAGAAGGCCACGATCGTGGCGGGCGTCCCCGCCATGTACGAGATGTGGTGCGACGCGGCACGCGACGCCGAGGGTGAGCTCGACGACGCCTTCGCCACGGTGCGGCTGGTGTTGTCGGGTGCGGCGCCGCTGCCCGAGGACCTCGCGGAGAGGGTGAAGGAGCGCTTCGGAACCGACATCTACGAGGGCTACGGGCTCACGGAGGCGTCGCCCGTCGTGACGACGGGGGGTGTCGGCTCGCCGCCACGCCCCGGCTCGGTCGGCCCCGCCATCGACGGTGTCGAGGTGAGGCTCGTCGACAGCGACGGCGCGGACGTTCTCCACGGCGATCCCGGCGAGATCTGGGTGCGGGGGCCGAACGTGTTCCCCGGCTACTGGCGCGACCCCGAGGCCACGGCCACGGTGCTCACCGACGACGGTTGGCTCCGTACCGGCGACATCGCGGTGGCCGACGCCGACGGCTGGCTGTCGATCGTGAACCGGGCGAAGGACCTCATCATCGTGTCGGGCTTCAACGTGTACCCGGGCGAGGTGGAGGATGTGCTCGTCGAGCACCCCGACGTCGACGAGGCGGCTGTCGTGGGGGCACCCGACACCGCCACGGGCGAGGCGGTGGTCGCCTTCGTGGCGCCCGTGGAGGGAACGTCGCCGTCGGTCGACGACCTACGTGCGTTCTGCAAGGAGCGGATCGCCCGCTACAAGGTTCCGTCGCGCATCGAGGTCGTCGACGACTTCCCACGCTCACTCGCGGGCAAGGTGCTGCGTCGGGCGTTGCGCGAGATGGCCGAGTCCGACGACCCGGCGACGAGGAACCCGGCGTAG
- a CDS encoding CAP domain-containing protein produces the protein MRRLLVVAALIAGLVVAAPAQRSDAADAGAEGQFIALTNQVRANNGLPPLEYHDNLTAKARGWAQTMANSGGIFHSNLADGITVNWYRLGENVGRGPSVEAIHNALVASPGHYANLVDPGFRYIGVGVVNHNGVIYVSEVFMEPQSQPAPSPAPVAGTPQSQSTPAAPAAAAAPAPPPPPPPPPEPEPMPTSERLDDAFARLDRLAI, from the coding sequence ATGCGACGTCTTCTCGTAGTGGCGGCACTGATCGCCGGCCTCGTCGTGGCTGCACCCGCCCAGCGCTCCGACGCCGCCGACGCCGGTGCGGAGGGCCAGTTCATCGCCCTGACGAACCAGGTGCGCGCCAACAACGGCCTTCCACCGCTCGAGTACCACGACAACCTCACGGCCAAGGCACGCGGGTGGGCCCAGACCATGGCCAACTCCGGCGGCATCTTCCACTCGAACCTCGCCGACGGCATCACCGTGAACTGGTACCGCCTGGGAGAGAACGTCGGCCGGGGCCCGAGCGTCGAGGCGATCCACAACGCGCTGGTCGCCTCACCCGGCCACTACGCCAACCTCGTCGATCCGGGGTTCCGGTACATCGGAGTCGGCGTCGTGAACCACAACGGAGTGATCTACGTCTCCGAGGTGTTCATGGAGCCGCAGTCCCAGCCCGCGCCCTCCCCCGCTCCGGTGGCCGGAACCCCCCAGTCGCAGAGCACACCCGCCGCGCCGGCCGCGGCGGCCGCGCCCGCGCCACCGCCGCCGCCACCTCCGCCACCCGAGCCCGAGCCGATGCCGACCTCGGAGCGCCTCGACGACGCCTTCGCCCGCCTCGACCGCCTCGCCATCTAA
- a CDS encoding SAM-dependent chlorinase/fluorinase gives MTTGAAASTTAPCISFLSDYGDVDEFAGVCRAVMASIAPGARVVDITHGIAPHDVRAGGLALVRAAQYLPEGVLLAVVDPGVGTHRRAVAVEVSRGFLVGPDNGLLAPTVAMAGGPERVVELTSAEHRLEAPGPSFAGRDIMAPAAAYLASGVPITDLGPEIDPAGLVPGILPVATEEGAEVRAEVLWVDRFGNCQLNIDPDTLRGHGAEPGGRVEIAWGDQRRAVRWVTTYAEARPSELVMMVDSYGLVALVLDRSSAAVECGLGAGSEVTVISPGDTEAGP, from the coding sequence ATGACGACGGGAGCCGCCGCCAGCACCACGGCCCCGTGCATCTCGTTTCTCAGTGACTACGGCGACGTCGACGAGTTCGCCGGCGTGTGCCGTGCGGTCATGGCCTCCATCGCCCCCGGTGCCCGAGTCGTCGACATCACCCATGGCATCGCCCCGCACGACGTGCGCGCGGGCGGCCTCGCGCTCGTACGGGCCGCGCAGTACCTGCCCGAGGGCGTGCTCCTGGCCGTGGTCGACCCCGGCGTCGGCACGCATCGCCGGGCCGTGGCCGTCGAGGTGTCCCGGGGCTTCCTCGTCGGGCCCGACAACGGCCTCCTCGCACCCACCGTCGCAATGGCGGGCGGCCCCGAACGCGTCGTCGAGTTGACCTCGGCCGAGCACCGCCTCGAGGCACCCGGCCCCTCCTTCGCGGGGCGCGACATCATGGCGCCCGCCGCCGCCTACCTGGCCTCGGGTGTCCCGATCACCGACCTCGGCCCCGAGATCGACCCCGCCGGGCTCGTGCCCGGAATCCTGCCGGTCGCCACCGAGGAGGGAGCCGAGGTTCGCGCCGAGGTCCTCTGGGTCGACCGCTTCGGCAACTGCCAACTCAACATCGACCCCGACACCCTGCGCGGGCACGGCGCCGAGCCGGGGGGGCGTGTCGAGATCGCGTGGGGGGACCAACGACGCGCCGTGAGGTGGGTCACGACCTATGCGGAGGCCAGGCCGTCGGAGTTGGTGATGATGGTCGACTCCTACGGTCTCGTTGCGCTCGTGCTCGACCGCTCCTCGGCGGCCGTCGAGTGCGGGCTCGGTGCCGGAAGTGAGGTCACCGTCATCTCGCCGGGCGACACGGAGGCGGGCCCATGA
- a CDS encoding helix-turn-helix domain-containing protein, producing MAESFAKARFLTVQEVADLIRVSSMTVYRLIKAGDLPAVRVGRSFRVRDADVDAYLESRYTQAG from the coding sequence ATGGCGGAGTCCTTCGCGAAAGCGCGATTTCTCACAGTGCAGGAAGTCGCGGATCTGATTCGGGTGTCATCCATGACGGTCTACCGCCTCATCAAGGCGGGCGACCTCCCGGCTGTGAGGGTCGGGCGCTCGTTCAGGGTCCGCGACGCCGACGTCGACGCGTACCTGGAGTCGCGCTACACCCAGGCGGGGTAG
- the proC gene encoding pyrroline-5-carboxylate reductase has product MAGVALLGGGRMGEALLAGLLDAGWEPDTCSVAEVDPDRRRYLEEQYPEVRIVPSPAWAVADTEVVVVAVKPGVVPEVLGGAEATMPEDALVLSIAAGVTIGTLEACVPGRPVVRAMPNTPALVRRGAAAIAGGTHVDDTHLQTAERVLGAVGIVEQVDEELLDAVTGLSGSGPAYVFLMAEALTEAGVLEGLPRDTAAALTAQTLLGAATLLVDGDEGAEALRAAVTSPGGTTAAGLRVLEDRGFRAALLEAVAAAARRSRELGDH; this is encoded by the coding sequence ATGGCGGGAGTGGCGTTGCTCGGCGGCGGCAGGATGGGTGAGGCCCTGCTCGCCGGACTCCTCGACGCCGGCTGGGAGCCCGACACGTGCTCGGTCGCGGAGGTCGACCCCGACCGTCGTCGCTACCTCGAGGAGCAGTACCCCGAGGTTCGCATCGTGCCGAGCCCCGCGTGGGCCGTGGCCGACACCGAGGTCGTCGTGGTGGCGGTGAAACCCGGCGTCGTTCCGGAGGTGCTCGGCGGCGCGGAGGCCACCATGCCCGAGGACGCCCTCGTGCTCTCGATCGCCGCCGGGGTCACGATCGGGACCCTCGAAGCCTGCGTGCCGGGGCGCCCGGTGGTGCGGGCCATGCCCAACACGCCCGCGCTCGTGCGGCGTGGCGCCGCCGCCATCGCGGGGGGAACCCACGTCGACGACACCCACCTCCAAACTGCCGAGCGGGTGCTGGGCGCCGTGGGGATCGTCGAGCAGGTCGACGAGGAGCTCCTCGACGCCGTCACGGGGCTGTCGGGGTCGGGGCCCGCCTACGTGTTCCTCATGGCCGAGGCCCTCACCGAGGCCGGCGTGCTCGAGGGCCTTCCCCGCGACACGGCCGCCGCCCTCACGGCCCAGACCCTGCTCGGCGCCGCCACGCTGCTCGTCGACGGTGACGAGGGGGCCGAGGCTCTCCGTGCGGCGGTCACCTCACCGGGCGGTACGACCGCCGCGGGCCTGCGGGTGCTCGAGGACAGGGGCTTCCGGGCCGCTCTGCTGGAGGCCGTGGCCGCCGCCGCCCGCCGTTCCCGGGAGCTGGGGGACCACTGA
- a CDS encoding diaminopropionate ammonia-lyase, giving the protein MTVHGSGEGPGVRWLLTGPSHRRAPSLDDEPRRFHRRLPGYEVTSLREAPSLAELLGVARVDVKIESDRLGLPSFKILGASWATARLLGERLGRSLTECEGIEEVAHRLDDIRPLTLVAATDGNHGRAVARIARWWGLDASILVPSDMSEARRAALREEGASVTVIDGPYDTAVDASKELEGPGALVVSDTSWPGYETVPGWIIEGYSTIFSEVEEQRAAVEAPPYDLVAVQIGVGALAAATVRYVQGPETTIIGVEPDRADCVARSLVAGRPVSLSGGQDSIMAGLNCGTPSRVAWPELSGGLDAAVVIDDDWAREGVRAFARSGIVAGESGAAGLAGLMALRANAPRESCAALGLGADASVLLLATEGATDPDAWAEIVESRPGSEDVDSGR; this is encoded by the coding sequence ATGACGGTCCACGGGTCGGGCGAGGGCCCCGGGGTCCGGTGGCTGCTGACGGGTCCGTCACACCGTCGGGCGCCGAGCCTCGACGACGAGCCGCGGCGGTTCCACCGCCGCCTTCCGGGCTACGAGGTGACCTCGCTGCGGGAAGCACCTTCCCTCGCAGAGCTCCTGGGTGTCGCCCGTGTCGACGTGAAGATCGAGTCCGACCGGCTGGGTCTTCCGTCGTTCAAGATACTGGGAGCGTCATGGGCGACCGCGCGCCTGCTCGGTGAGCGACTGGGTCGTTCTCTCACAGAATGTGAAGGAATCGAGGAGGTGGCTCACCGCCTCGACGACATCCGGCCGCTCACGCTCGTTGCGGCGACCGACGGCAACCACGGCCGGGCCGTCGCCAGGATTGCCCGTTGGTGGGGCCTCGACGCGTCGATCCTCGTTCCCTCTGACATGAGCGAGGCGCGAAGGGCGGCGCTGCGCGAGGAGGGTGCGAGCGTGACCGTGATCGACGGTCCGTACGACACGGCCGTCGACGCCTCCAAGGAGCTCGAGGGACCTGGAGCACTCGTGGTCTCCGACACCTCGTGGCCCGGATACGAGACCGTGCCGGGCTGGATCATCGAGGGCTACTCGACCATCTTCTCGGAAGTCGAGGAGCAGCGTGCCGCCGTGGAGGCTCCGCCGTACGATCTCGTCGCCGTGCAGATCGGTGTGGGAGCCCTTGCAGCCGCGACCGTACGCTACGTCCAGGGTCCCGAAACCACGATCATCGGGGTCGAACCCGACCGAGCAGACTGTGTCGCTCGATCGCTCGTCGCCGGCAGGCCTGTCAGCCTGTCGGGTGGGCAGGACTCCATCATGGCCGGTCTCAACTGCGGTACCCCTTCCCGTGTGGCCTGGCCGGAGCTCTCCGGCGGGCTCGACGCCGCGGTCGTCATCGACGACGACTGGGCACGTGAGGGAGTCCGGGCGTTCGCACGATCAGGAATCGTCGCGGGCGAAAGCGGAGCTGCGGGCCTCGCCGGCCTGATGGCGCTCCGAGCGAACGCCCCACGTGAGAGTTGCGCGGCGCTGGGGCTGGGCGCCGATGCGTCGGTCCTTCTCCTGGCCACCGAGGGTGCGACCGATCCTGATGCGTGGGCCGAGATCGTCGAGTCGCGTCCCGGAAGCGAGGACGTCGACTCGGGTCGCTGA
- the hydA gene encoding dihydropyrimidinase yields the protein MLVSGGTVVDVDGSRVASVRIEDHGRIEAVGDSLVARPGEKIYDATGCLVVPGGVDAHTHLRLPVGAVRVSDDFWTGTRAAAVGGTTTVIDYATAYRGEDPFEVFRCWKQWARPAAVDWALHMTFTEAVPERVVAGFIDEGVTSFKLYMAYPELLAVDDSVILDVMRTATTRGGLVTVHCEDGDAIEELRARAVAEGRTAAIEHARTRPASLEAVAVARVADLAQRAECPVYVVHCSSGAALAEVRAAQERDIDVRAETCPQYLHLDVASLQGPEAPDFVCTPPLREQRDRDELWEGLARGWIHTVATDHCPFWSDDRRRGIRGRPEGFRDFTEIPGGLPGIETRLALVWEGVTGGVLSVEDWVRLCSEAPARTFGLWPEKGSLRAGADADVVVWDPDREQSLDAEVLSMEVDQSPYEGRCSRGWPRLVLSRGRAVAVDGRFVGEPGAGRYLPRKTVHPDPVG from the coding sequence ATGCTGGTGAGTGGCGGCACCGTGGTCGACGTCGACGGTAGTCGTGTCGCGTCGGTGCGCATCGAGGATCACGGCCGGATCGAAGCCGTCGGCGACAGTCTCGTGGCCCGACCCGGCGAGAAGATCTACGACGCGACGGGTTGTCTCGTGGTACCCGGCGGGGTCGACGCCCACACGCATCTTCGCCTGCCGGTCGGTGCCGTGCGTGTGAGCGACGACTTCTGGACCGGGACGAGAGCAGCCGCCGTCGGCGGGACGACGACCGTGATCGACTACGCCACCGCGTACCGCGGCGAGGACCCGTTCGAGGTGTTCCGGTGCTGGAAGCAGTGGGCCCGGCCTGCCGCTGTGGACTGGGCACTGCACATGACCTTCACCGAGGCGGTTCCCGAACGGGTCGTCGCCGGCTTCATCGACGAGGGTGTCACGTCCTTCAAGCTCTACATGGCCTATCCGGAACTGTTGGCCGTCGATGACTCGGTGATCCTCGATGTCATGCGCACCGCAACGACCCGCGGGGGCCTCGTCACGGTTCACTGCGAGGATGGTGACGCCATCGAGGAACTCCGTGCCCGTGCCGTCGCAGAAGGAAGAACGGCAGCCATCGAGCACGCCCGGACCCGCCCCGCGTCGCTCGAGGCCGTGGCGGTCGCACGGGTCGCCGACCTGGCGCAACGAGCCGAGTGTCCGGTCTACGTCGTGCACTGCTCATCCGGTGCGGCGCTGGCGGAAGTCAGGGCGGCACAAGAGCGCGACATCGACGTACGCGCAGAAACCTGTCCGCAGTATCTCCACCTGGACGTCGCATCGCTCCAGGGCCCCGAGGCCCCCGACTTCGTGTGCACCCCGCCACTTCGCGAGCAGCGCGACCGCGACGAGCTCTGGGAGGGCCTGGCGCGGGGATGGATCCACACGGTCGCCACCGACCACTGCCCCTTCTGGTCGGATGACCGTCGACGCGGCATCCGCGGTCGTCCCGAGGGATTCAGGGACTTCACAGAGATCCCCGGGGGACTCCCCGGAATCGAGACACGCCTCGCCCTTGTGTGGGAGGGGGTCACTGGCGGTGTCCTGTCTGTGGAGGACTGGGTGCGTCTCTGTTCCGAGGCGCCCGCCCGTACGTTCGGGCTGTGGCCCGAAAAGGGGTCGCTCCGAGCGGGTGCGGATGCCGATGTCGTCGTGTGGGACCCGGACCGGGAGCAGTCACTGGATGCCGAGGTGCTCTCCATGGAGGTGGATCAGTCGCCGTACGAGGGACGCTGCAGCCGCGGCTGGCCCCGCCTGGTGCTGTCGCGTGGCCGAGCGGTCGCCGTTGACGGCCGTTTCGTGGGAGAGCCCGGTGCCGGGCGCTATCTGCCCCGCAAGACGGTTCACCCGGACCCCGTCGGATGA
- a CDS encoding amidohydrolase: MPAVLVRGGVVLPADGPRRAFDPGSVLFAGREILAVGPVAEVDTHRRRAGATEVDATGHAVIPGLHNIHLHSGLLRGTAESKSLFDWLRDYVDPAHRALTPEIARAASELAYTEGLRAGTTSVMDMWRFMEGSAAVAETLGIRATLVPYVADLDGYDYFESMETNRRLLETCRSAAGGRVQSWVGLEHLLYCSEEAFRSAAALAEEFDTGIHTHSSETTWEVEQSLERFGRRPIAEFEHRGILGPHTVVAHCVWVDDDEIATLARHGTAVAHCPCSNMKLSSGPAPIGKLRAAGVTVGLGTDGEKENNNLDMIEEMKFASLLQKVTTLDPTTGDPWDILEMSTIDGARALHLDDVTGSLTPGKRADVVTVSLEGLHCTPVLHDRDFNVAAHLVFAASGADVRDVWVDGSRLVEDGVVSTADENAVRAHAQEAAEELFERRAALT; encoded by the coding sequence GTGCCGGCGGTCTTGGTGCGTGGGGGAGTCGTACTCCCCGCCGACGGGCCGCGACGCGCCTTCGACCCGGGGTCGGTTCTCTTCGCCGGACGCGAGATTCTCGCCGTCGGTCCGGTTGCCGAGGTCGATACCCATCGCCGTCGCGCCGGCGCGACGGAGGTGGACGCCACCGGTCACGCGGTGATCCCGGGCCTGCACAACATTCATCTCCACTCGGGGCTTCTGCGCGGCACGGCCGAGTCCAAGTCACTTTTCGACTGGCTGCGCGACTACGTCGATCCCGCCCACCGCGCACTCACCCCTGAAATCGCCCGCGCCGCCAGTGAGCTGGCATACACCGAAGGCTTGCGGGCGGGGACCACGTCGGTGATGGACATGTGGCGGTTCATGGAGGGGTCGGCCGCCGTTGCCGAGACGCTCGGCATCCGCGCCACGTTGGTGCCGTATGTCGCAGATCTGGACGGCTACGACTACTTCGAGAGCATGGAGACGAACCGAAGGCTGCTGGAGACCTGCCGGAGTGCTGCCGGCGGGCGGGTGCAGTCGTGGGTCGGCCTCGAACACCTCCTCTACTGCTCGGAGGAGGCCTTCCGTTCGGCGGCAGCACTGGCCGAGGAGTTCGACACCGGTATCCACACCCACTCGTCTGAGACCACCTGGGAGGTCGAGCAGTCGCTGGAGCGCTTCGGTCGGCGGCCGATCGCGGAGTTCGAGCATCGCGGGATCCTCGGACCGCACACGGTCGTCGCGCACTGCGTCTGGGTCGACGACGACGAGATCGCGACCCTGGCGCGCCACGGAACCGCTGTGGCGCACTGCCCGTGCTCGAACATGAAGTTGTCGTCGGGCCCGGCGCCGATCGGGAAGCTGCGGGCCGCCGGGGTCACCGTGGGGCTCGGGACCGACGGCGAGAAGGAGAACAACAACCTCGACATGATCGAGGAGATGAAGTTCGCGTCACTGTTGCAGAAGGTCACGACCCTCGATCCGACCACGGGTGACCCGTGGGACATCCTCGAGATGTCCACCATCGACGGGGCACGGGCGCTGCACCTCGATGACGTCACCGGATCTTTGACTCCGGGCAAACGCGCCGATGTCGTCACGGTGTCACTGGAGGGCCTTCACTGCACCCCGGTCCTCCACGACCGGGATTTCAATGTCGCGGCCCATCTCGTGTTCGCGGCGAGTGGCGCCGATGTCCGCGACGTCTGGGTCGACGGTTCGCGTCTGGTCGAGGACGGTGTCGTCAGCACAGCCGACGAGAACGCCGTCCGAGCGCATGCACAAGAAGCGGCAGAGGAGCTCTTCGAGCGTCGTGCGGCGCTCACATGA
- a CDS encoding pyridoxal-phosphate dependent enzyme — translation MTTVQTSTHRSLGLEDTVVDDVVRRSAVEHLRDAGVLLPTFGELADPRTISPSIRAALEAIDPAAPHPLNLFRVHWYNSARSSDVVEVPDHVVLGEQFTGVSAPIVVVLGDRFPMIDAHKVLAAYGCLAPRLVTGRFDPEHQRAVWPSTGNYARGGIAISRVLGCRGVAVLPEGMSSERFEWLERWVLGPEDIVRTPGSESNVKEIYDECNRLATDPGCVVLNQFCEFGNYLAHRTVTGPALERVFEAHRDRAPGARLAAFVAASGSSGTLAAGDHLAARQGARVVGVEALECPTMLYNGFGEHNIQGIGDKHIPLIHNVMAMDAVTAVSDRATDELSAVYATDEGRDVLRSGGVDDETIAALDSFGLSSVCNVIASIKTAKHYGLGPDDVILTVATDGAQLYGSERERIVADRFEGRIDRGAADRTLRRHIGSISTDDYLALDEIGRRRIFNLGYFTWVEQQGIPLDVFEARRSASFWEDLVPVVDHWDEMIRAVNDETEVESSL, via the coding sequence ATGACGACGGTGCAGACCTCGACCCACCGGAGCCTCGGTCTCGAGGACACGGTCGTCGACGACGTCGTGCGTCGTTCGGCCGTGGAGCACCTCCGCGACGCGGGCGTCCTGCTGCCGACCTTTGGCGAGCTCGCCGACCCCCGAACGATCTCGCCGTCGATCCGCGCGGCTCTCGAAGCGATCGATCCTGCGGCACCGCATCCGCTCAACCTCTTTCGTGTTCACTGGTACAACTCGGCACGGAGCAGTGACGTCGTCGAGGTTCCCGATCACGTCGTCCTCGGAGAGCAGTTCACCGGCGTGTCGGCCCCGATCGTGGTCGTACTCGGTGACCGCTTCCCGATGATCGACGCACACAAGGTCCTGGCTGCCTACGGCTGCCTGGCGCCGAGACTCGTCACCGGCCGTTTCGACCCGGAGCACCAGCGGGCCGTGTGGCCGTCCACGGGCAACTACGCGCGAGGCGGGATCGCGATCTCCCGCGTGCTCGGATGTCGGGGCGTGGCGGTCCTCCCCGAAGGAATGAGCAGCGAGCGATTCGAGTGGCTCGAGCGCTGGGTCCTCGGGCCCGAGGACATCGTTCGCACTCCCGGCTCCGAGAGCAACGTGAAGGAGATCTACGACGAGTGCAACCGACTCGCAACCGACCCCGGCTGCGTCGTGCTCAACCAGTTCTGTGAGTTCGGCAACTACCTCGCGCACCGCACCGTCACCGGCCCCGCCCTGGAACGTGTTTTCGAGGCACATCGCGATCGTGCGCCGGGGGCCCGCCTCGCGGCGTTCGTGGCTGCGTCGGGATCGTCGGGAACCCTCGCCGCCGGCGACCACCTTGCCGCACGGCAGGGAGCCCGTGTTGTCGGTGTCGAAGCGCTCGAGTGCCCGACGATGCTCTACAACGGATTCGGTGAGCACAACATCCAGGGAATCGGCGACAAGCACATCCCTCTCATTCACAACGTCATGGCGATGGACGCGGTCACGGCCGTCTCCGATCGAGCGACAGACGAGCTCTCCGCTGTATATGCAACTGATGAGGGCCGTGACGTGCTGCGATCCGGTGGTGTCGACGACGAAACGATCGCGGCCCTCGACAGCTTCGGCCTGTCGAGCGTCTGCAACGTGATCGCGTCGATCAAGACCGCCAAGCACTACGGGCTGGGTCCCGACGATGTCATTCTCACCGTCGCGACCGACGGTGCGCAGCTCTACGGGAGCGAGCGGGAGCGCATCGTCGCGGATCGCTTCGAAGGTCGAATTGATCGGGGCGCCGCGGACCGGACGCTCCGTCGCCACATCGGCAGCATCAGCACCGACGACTACCTGGCGCTCGACGAAATCGGTCGCCGGCGCATCTTCAACCTCGGCTACTTCACGTGGGTGGAACAGCAGGGAATCCCGCTCGACGTCTTCGAGGCACGCCGTTCGGCGTCCTTCTGGGAGGATCTCGTCCCCGTGGTCGACCACTGGGACGAGATGATCCGCGCCGTGAACGACGAGACCGAGGTGGAGTCGAGCCTGTAG
- a CDS encoding pyridoxal-phosphate dependent enzyme, whose translation MHSVSRFRCVGCGTAPDPDDAAPFRCPGADTGGAHVLARVLDAAETEFRPRDSHNPFLRYRDLSHTYALARRHGVGDDTYGEIVSTLDRHVADVDGRGFRITPVVEADPPVGNRLWVKSEIENVAGSHKARHLMGVMIHLQVVAHLGLPGAPDPRAPLAIASCGNAALAAAVVARAAGRSLDVFVPTWADPAVVDRLRDLGSTVHTCTRDETASGDPCVAAFRSMVRRGAVPFSCQGPDNGLAVEGAKSIAWELVDALGSATLDRVIVQVGGGALASAVWSGLTEYWALGLLPRLPRLHVVQAAGCAPFARAHERARKEIDRGASVGEVLAAAAASPSEYMWPWEPEPTSRATGILDDETYDWLVLLAGTLRSGGRPVVVSEELIGSAPTLAEKLTGLRPNPTGAAGLAGLVALRDDAEALHDADHDPDLGQSAVLFTGGTPRD comes from the coding sequence GTGCACAGTGTCAGCCGGTTCCGGTGCGTGGGGTGCGGCACGGCGCCGGACCCTGACGACGCCGCACCGTTCCGCTGTCCCGGTGCTGACACCGGCGGGGCCCACGTGCTCGCTCGCGTTCTCGACGCCGCAGAGACCGAGTTTCGTCCCCGGGATTCGCACAACCCGTTCTTGCGCTACCGGGATCTGTCCCACACCTACGCGCTGGCCCGGCGCCACGGAGTCGGAGACGACACCTACGGGGAGATCGTGTCCACGCTCGATCGCCACGTGGCGGACGTGGACGGTCGCGGCTTTCGGATCACGCCCGTGGTGGAGGCCGATCCGCCCGTCGGGAACAGGCTCTGGGTCAAGAGCGAGATCGAGAACGTGGCCGGCTCCCACAAGGCCCGTCACCTGATGGGTGTGATGATCCATCTCCAGGTCGTCGCACACCTCGGGCTTCCGGGAGCTCCGGATCCGCGTGCACCCCTTGCGATCGCAAGCTGCGGCAATGCGGCACTCGCTGCTGCGGTCGTGGCCAGAGCGGCCGGTCGATCACTCGACGTCTTCGTGCCCACGTGGGCCGATCCCGCCGTCGTGGACCGCCTCCGGGACCTCGGGTCGACGGTCCACACGTGCACGCGTGACGAGACCGCATCGGGTGATCCGTGTGTGGCCGCTTTTCGCTCCATGGTCAGACGCGGTGCCGTCCCGTTCTCGTGCCAGGGACCCGACAACGGACTTGCCGTGGAGGGAGCCAAGTCGATCGCGTGGGAGCTCGTCGACGCCCTCGGATCTGCGACGCTGGACCGAGTCATCGTCCAGGTGGGCGGGGGTGCCCTGGCGTCAGCCGTGTGGTCGGGTCTGACGGAGTACTGGGCGCTCGGTCTGCTCCCCCGACTCCCTCGACTCCACGTCGTCCAGGCGGCCGGATGCGCGCCCTTCGCACGGGCCCACGAACGTGCCCGCAAGGAGATCGACAGGGGAGCGTCGGTCGGTGAGGTCCTTGCTGCGGCTGCGGCCTCCCCGTCGGAGTACATGTGGCCCTGGGAGCCCGAACCCACGAGCCGGGCCACCGGGATCCTCGACGACGAGACCTACGACTGGCTCGTCCTCCTGGCCGGAACCCTGAGGTCAGGGGGGCGGCCTGTCGTCGTGAGTGAGGAGCTCATCGGCTCGGCGCCGACCCTTGCCGAGAAGCTCACCGGGCTGCGCCCGAACCCCACCGGTGCCGCGGGTCTCGCCGGCCTCGTCGCTCTGCGGGACGACGCCGAAGCCCTGCACGACGCCGACCACGACCCTGACCTCGGGCAGAGCGCCGTTCTCTTCACCGGAGGTACTCCGCGGGATTGA